CTGGGACGTCCACACGCACCTGATACCGCCCACTGTGCTGGCTGCTGCCCGCAGTGGCTCGTTCGGCCTGTCCATTCAAGGCGAGTCGCTGGTGGTCGACGGTGAGCACCGGCTGCCGCTCGGCAAGCTCGCCGACCCGGCCGCGCTGCTGCAGTGGGTCAGCGACCAGGACCTGGACGGCGCAGTGGTCTCGGTGCCGCCTGCGCTGTTCCGGTACGACCAGGGCGTGGAGTGGACCGCACTGCTCAACCAGGGACTCCGTGAGCTGGCAGGACCGCAGCTGCGGGTGCTGGCCCACGTCCCGCTCCTGCACGCCAGCGCTCCGGCCGTCGCTGCCGCGCTGGGGCAGGAGGGCGTGTTCGGCGGCTTCGCTCTCGGTACGCCGGGGTTCGCCGGGCTGGACGCGGTCTGGAAGGTGCTGGACGAGCTGAACGCGTTCACGCTGGTCCACCCGGGCCACAGTTCGGACCGGCGGCTCGACGCGTTCTACCTGTCGAACCTGCTCGGAAATCCTTACGAAACAGGGCTTGCGGCCGCCGAGCTGGTCTTCACCGACGTACCGGCGCGGTTTCCGGGGATCAAGTTCTGCCTGTGCCACGGCGGTGGCGTGACGGCCGCGCTGGCCGGGCGGTGGCAGCGCGGGATCGACACCGACCGGCCGGGGATCGAGGCGCCGTCGCTGGCGGTGGCCGAGGCGCTGCAGCGGTTCGTGGCCGACGACCTGGTGCACGATCCCGCCGTACTGCCGTTGCTGGAGTCGACGTTCGGGGACGTGCTGGCCGGGAGCGACTGGCCGTTCCCGATGGGCAGCGACCAGGTGGATCCGCGCCGGTCGGCGGCCGCCGGCGAGCTCACCCGTCCGCTCGGTCAGGGGGGCCGGTCAGCGTGAAGCCAACTGTCCCTGAGCGGCAAGATGTGATCAGATATCAAATGCAGGTGGGGTTGACGGGCACGAGTGGGGTGGATGGATGAGCGCGCGACAAGGCATCGTGCTGCGCTGCTACGGGCCTGGGGAGCAGCTGAAGGCCGAGGAGACCGAGCTGGTCGCCGGGCCGGGAGAGACCCTGGTCGAGATGGACGTCGCCTCGGTGACGCAGCTGGACCGGACCGTGCTGGCGGGCAAGCTCGCGCAGCAGCTGCAGCCGCCGTTCGTCCCGGGGTCCGAGGGCGCCGGTGTGGTCGTCGACTCGGCGGTGTACCCGTCGGGGACGCGCGTGGTGATCCGCGGCGGTGGTGTCGGCGTGGCCCGGCCGGGGACGTGGGGCTCGATGGCAGTCGTGCCGGACTCGTCCGTACACGCGCTACCGATCGGGCTCGACACAGCCGAGGCGCTGGCCCTGCTGGCTCCTGCGCTGACTGCGCACACCGCCGTACGGCGTGTGGCCGGCGTCGGGCAGGGCGAGACGGTCGTGATCACCGGAGCGACCGGACTGGTCAGCCGGCTGTGTGCCGCGGTCGCTCGGGCGGCCGGAGCCGGCAAGGTGATCGGTCTGGTCCGGTCGAACGAGTCCGTCGAGCTGCTGACCCGCCTGGTCGACCAGATCGTCCGGGTGGACGAGCTGGGCCAGGTCGGCCGGGAGCTGCCGTGGTGCGACGCGGTCATCGACACCGTGGGCGGCCCGGTGACCAGCGGGGTGATGAGTCACATCACGCCGGGCGGCCGGATCGCCATCCTGGGCTACACGGCCGGGGAGTTCGCCACGCTCGACCTGCACCAGCTGATCGGGCGGGACCTGCGGGTGCTCCCGGTGAACATGCAGCGGACGACGATCGAGGCCGGGACGGTCGCCCAGGTGCTGGCCGACATCGCGCCCGCCCCGATCACGCCGGAGCTGGACATGCTTCCAGCGGCTCGGGTGGACGACGCCCTCGACCGCCTGACGGGCGGTACGGCGGAGCGGCGAGTACTGCTCGACCTCACCCGGCTGCGCTGAGTAGTGGACGGGCGGCGACTCCGGTGACAGGCTGGACCGCTGGCCGGTCGGCCGGCTGGTCTGTGCACGGTTGCGCGGGGGCGCGATGAGCAATCCGTCGCCGGAACGCCCGAGAAGCCCGTGGCACCGCTACGGTTACCTCCCAGACGTGTGCGCAGTGGACGAGAGAGGCAGCCCACACCCAATGACCCGACGACTCGAGCTCACGCCCGGGGGGCCCAGCGGCCGGCGTACTCTCGCCGAGGAAGCCGCTGCCGAGCTGCACGAGCTCATCCTGTCCGGCGAGCTGCCGAGCGGCACCGCGCTGCGGCTGGAGGAGCTGGCCAAGCGGCTGGACATGAGCCAGATGCCGATCCGGGAGGGGCTGCGCCGGATGCAGGCGCTCGGCCTGGTCGAGATCGTCCCGCACAAGGGCGCCTGGGTCCGCGAGCTGTCGATGGAGGACCTGCGCGACACCCACGAGACCCGGCTGGCGCTGGAGACGCTGGCGGTCCGGGCTGCTGCGACCCGGTTCGCCGAGTCCGACGGCGTGGTCGCCAAGGCCGCGCTGGCCGAGCACGTCCGGCTGTCCAAGGTGGGCGACATCGTCGCCTCCCGGCAGGCGCACACCGAGTTCCACTTCGCGATCTACCGGGCCGGGGGATCCCGCTGGCTACCGCGCGCGATCGAGCCGGTCTGGCAGAACAGCGAGCGGTACCGGTTCGGCTCCCGGCAGACCAAGGCGCGGATCGAGCAGACCCGCCGGGAGCACCAGGCGATCCTGGATGCGTGCCTGGCCAACGACGAGCTGGGCGCGGACGCGGCATTGCGTGAGCACCTGGAGGGTGCGTTCCAGCGGATCAGCGAGACGATGGCCCGGCGGTACACGAAGGACTAGGGCGTGGCTGTCGGGTGTCAGTCGGCCAGCCGGGCGGGGAAGCCGCCGGTTGCGATCGGGGACCAGCGGGTCGGCGTGATCCGGATCAGGCACTTGCCCTGCTTGCGCATCGCCTCGCGGTACTCGTCCCAGTCCGGGTGCTCGCCGGAGATCGAGCGGTAGTAGTCGACCAGCGCCTCGACGGCGTCCGGCAGCTCGATCACCTCACCGGTGCCGTCCACCTGGACCCAGGCGCCGTTCCAGTCGTCGGACATCACCATGACGCTGGTCTGCGGGTTGCGCTGCACGTTGGTGCTCTTGGCCCGCTCGGGGTAGGAGGAGATGACGATCCGGCCCTCCGCGTCCACCCCGCCGGACACCGGCGAGGCCTGCGGCGTCCCGTCCTGGCGGGTGGTGATCAGCAGCATGTGGTGGCGCGGGCGGATGAACTCCAGCAGCCCGTCGAGGTCGACCTTGGTGTTGGTGGCAATCGTTCGTGGCATGGCACTCACCCTAGTCCGGTCGCTGTCTCGTGCACGCTCAGCCAGCGCACGCCGTACCGGGCGGACTCGTCAGGGGTGAGTACGGCGGTGACGCGCCGCGACTCGCCGACCGAGTGCCGCTCCAGGAAGCGGCAGACGACCACCTGGTCGGTCCGGATCACCAGCTCGTACTCCTCGATGCCGATGGTGAGTCCTGGCACCGCGTTGCGCGCTCCGGCCAGTGCGTCGCTCAGCTCGGCCAGGCCGAGTCGCGTGCCGTCGACGGCCACCAGGCTGAACTCCGGGCGGTGCATCTGCCGGAAGGTGTCGAGCAGACCGGGCTCCGCCTCAGTCCCCAGCCAGCGGGCGAGGTCCTGGTGGTGCCGGACGATCTCAGCCTCGATCATGGCTTCCCTCCCTGCGGATCGTCCGGGTGGCATGGTGGGGAGTTTAGGCTCATCCGATGGATCAGTACGCCGAGTTCCGGATGGCTCCGCAGGTGCGTGGACGGGCGCTGGCGCCGATGGTGGGGCTGCTGGTGCTGCTCGCCGTGGTGCTTCTGCTGCTGGGGTCGCTCGGTGGACTAGCGGTGGGGATCCTGGCCAGCGCTGTCGGCACGATCGCCGCGGTGGCCTACCTGATGCTGAAGCTCAACCGGCTGTCGGCGGCCAACGTGCTGCGGTTCGACGACTGGGGGATCCGCTGGGAGGCCGGCGGGGGAGTCGTCCACCAGGTGGCCTGGGGCGACGTGACCGGAATCGGCGCGGTGAACGTGCAGCTGGCCCCGCGGCGGCGGTTGCACGTCGGACCGGTCCCGCAGCAGGTGCAGGTGTCGATGGCCGATCACGGCGTGCAGGGCTGGTCGACGGTGACGCTGCCGGCCCGGGTGCCCGCGGCGATGCGGCAGGCGCTGGCCGCGATGCCCGTCGACCCTTCCGGGAAGCGGCACATCGGGATCCCGCTGGCCGCCTTCGACCCGAACTGGCCGGCCGGCCCGATCGGCGCCTGGATCAGGGCTCGCCGTCCTGACCTGTGGAGTTCCTGAAGCTGTGGACGGCCGGATTGACATGAGTCGAACAGGTGTTCGAACATGGGGACGTGACGGGGACAGCTGCAGCCGACGAGGCACCGCCGATTCCGGCCGAGGACACGACGGTCCGGGCCGGGCGGATCACCGCGCTCGACCAGGCGCGTCAGTTGCTGGCGCGCGCGCAGGCTCAGAAGGCCGCCCGGGCGGCTGAGGAGGCTTCGGAGGCGTCTGTTCTGACGGCTCTTCCCACGCTCGACACCGCGCGTTCCCGGACGGTGGCGGCTCCTCGGACCACCGAGACACGGGTTCAGCAGGCGCTCGACACGGCGACCGCGGAGCGGGCGCTGCCGACGGTGCCGGCGGTTTCCGAGTTGCTGTCCGGTGCCTTGCGCGGCGGCGCGGTGTATTCGGTGCGCGGCTCCAGCGCGTTGGTGATGGCGATGATGGCCGGGCCGTCCGCCGAGGGGGCGTGGTGCGGGGTGGTCGGGATGCCGTCGTTCGGCGCGGAGGCGGCGCGTGGTCTCGGGGTCGATCTCGAGCGGTTGGTGCTCGTCCCTGATCCTCAGCACGACTGGCTGAGCGTGGTTGCCGCGCTGGTCGACGCCTTGACCGTGGTGGTGGTTCGTCCGCCGGGTGAGGTCACTTCGGGCGAGGCATCGCGATTGTCGGCCCGGCTGCGTACTCGGGGCGCGGTGCTGATCGCCGTCGGGTCCTGGCCGGGGAGTGAAGCCCGGCTGGAGGTGCAGGCCAACACGTGGAGCGGTTTGGGTGCCGGCGAAGGGCACCTCACGGCTCGGCGGGCGACCATCGCGGTCACGGGTCGTGGCGCCGCCGTACGGCCTCAGCAGCATCAGCTGTGGTTGCCGGCGCTCGACGGGAGCATCCGGCCGGTGGAGGAGGTCCCGGTTGACGGGACTGTTCGGCCGGCGGGCGACGGCTGGCTGCAGGAGGCGGTCGGCTGATGGGCTCGATCCGGCAGGTGGGAGTGCGGACGATGGTGGTGTGGGTGCCGGACTGGCCGGTGCTCGCGGCGGCTTCGGTGGAAGGGGTTTCGCCGGACGCTCCACTGGCCGTCTTGCTGAAGGGTCGCGTGCTGGCCAGCTCGGCCACGGCCCGCGCCGAGGGCGTACGCCGTGGGCTGCGCGCCCGGGACGCCCAGTCCCGCTGCCCGGAGTTGCTCGTGCTCAAGTACGACCCGGTGATCGACGCGCGGGCGTTCGACCCGGTGATCGGCTGCCTGGAGGCGCTCACCCCGGGCATCCAGGTGATCCGCCCCGGCATGTGCGCGCTGAAGGCCCGCGGCCCGAGCCGGTTCTACGGCAGTGAACCGGCCGCCGCGGAGAAGCTGCTCGACCGGCTGGAGACGTACGACGTACCGGGCGGTCGGGTGGGGATCGCCGACGGCCCGTTCGCCGCGGAGCAGGCGGCGCGGGCCGCGTCGGCGCAGACCCGGGTGCAGGTGATCCCGTCCGGTGGGTCGGCCGAGTTCCTGGCGCCGCTCACGGTCGACACGCTGGAGCGGCCGGAGCTCACCGACCTGCTGCGGCGGCTCGGGCTGCGGTCGCTCGGCGCCTTCGCGCGGCTGCCCGCGACCGAGGTGCTGACCCGGTTCGGACCGGACGGCGCGTTCGCTCACCGGCTGGCCCGCGGCGACGACGACCGTGCGGTGGTGGCCCGGCAGGTCCCGCCCGAGCTGACCCGGACCCTCGACTTCGAACCGCCGGTGGACCGGGTCGACCAGGTCGCGTTCGCGGTCCGGACGGTCGCGGACGAACTGGTCGGCCGGCTGACCGCGCTCGGCCTGGTCTGCACCACCCTGCGCGTCGAGGTCGGGACGGAGTCCGGCCGGGTGCACGAGCGGGAGTGGTTGCACCCTCGCTGGTTCGCCCCCGGTGACGTGGTCGACCGGGTTCGCTGGCAGCTCCAGGGCAGCGGTACGGCGACCAGCGAGCTGACCTCGCCGGTGGTGCGACTCCGCCTGATCCCCGAACGGGTCGACCCGGTCGGCGCCCACGTCGACACGCTGTGGGGGAGCGGCCCCGACGAACGCATCCATCGCGCGCTGTCCCGGGTCCAGAGCATGCTCGGCCACGGCGCCGTCGTCACCCCCGTGATCAGCGGCGGCCGCGGCTACGCCGACCGCCAGACCCTGATCCCCTGGGGCGATCCCCCCACGCCCGCCCGCGCCCCCACCAGCCCTTGGCCGGGCTCCCTGCCTGGGCCGGCGGCGCCACCTGCACCTGTGCCTGCTGCCGCTCCGGCACCCGTCGCTGTCGCGCCCGTGCCTGTCACGCTCACGCCCGCGGCACCCCCGCCTGTGGCGCCTGCACCCACGCCCGTGCCCGTGTCTGTCGCACCCGCAGCACCCGCACCTCGGGTGGCTTCTGTTGTTTCTGTTCTTCGGCCGGCTCCAGCCTCTGTGCCTTCTACCTCTGAGCGTGAGTCCTCTGCGCCGGTGACCCACCGGCCTTTGCCCACTACAACTCCACTGCCGTTGCCGTCCACCTCCGGCTGGCCGGTTCCGGTGCCGACGTTGGTCTATCCCTCACCCCGTCCCGCCGAAGTGCTGTCGGCCGACGGGCGCCAGGTCACGGTCAGCGCCCGCGGCGCCCTCTCCGGCGCGCCCTCGGCCTTCCGCCTGCTCCCGGCCCCACAAGTTGCCGACAGCAACAAGCTGCACCCGATCACCGCCTGGGCCGGCCCCTGGCCGGTGGAGGAACGCTGGTGGGACTCCGACACCGAGAACCGCCTGGCCCGCTTCCAGCTCGTCACCGCCGACGGCCGCGCCTGGCTGGCCGCCGTCCAGAACACCCACTGGTGGATCGAGGCCAGCTATGACTGACCTCACCGCCGGCTGCCGGCCGGTCGAGGGGCACTTGGTCTGCGCCCGGCGTCACCTTCTGGCCGCCCACCGGCAGCGCCATCGGCTTGCCGCTCACCGTCACCTGCGCTACGCGCGCCGTCACCTCCTGGCGGCTCACCCCGGCGTCCTGCAGTTCGCCTCCGACCTTCACGCACCCACCACTCCCGCCCGGGCAACCCGGCGCCACCTCACGCCGTACCGACTCACGCCGTACCGGATCTCCTGTCCTGCAAGGCATTCCCTGCCCGGCGCGCGGCACCTCCGGCTGCCCTGTCACCGCCGCCTGTCCGCCTGCCGTCATCTCCAACGCGCCCACCGTCAGCTCCGCCAGCTGCAGAGAGGAGCCACCCGTGGGCTGGAATAACCCGGCGGTCCCCTGGTCGGAGCTGGAGCGCAAGCTGTCCGGCCGGACGCGCCCGCCCGCTCCCGCCGACGAGTTGCTGGAGGCCGACGGCGGCGACGGCCCGGCCTGGTCACGCCACCGCCCGCCGTACGACCCGGACCCCGCGCTGCGACCACGCCGGCCCGAGGGACCGGTCGTGCCGTACGCCGAGCTGCACTGCCACTCGTACTACAGCTTCCTCGACGGTGCCTCCGCCCCGGAGCAGCTGGTCGAGGAGTCCGTCCGCCTCGGCCTGCACGCGCTCGCGCTGACCGACCACGACGGGTTCTACGGCGTGGTCCGGATGGCCGAGGCCGCGGAGGAGTACGCCGACCTCCGCACGGTGTTCGGCGCCGAGCTGTCGCTCGACCTGACCAAACCGCAGAACGGCGCGGCCGACCCCGAAGGCAGCCACCTGCTGGTGCTGGCCGAAGGCCAGGAGGGGTACCACCGGCTCGCCGGAGCGATCACCGAGGCCCAGCTCGCCGGCCAGGAGAAGGGCCGCCCGGTCTACGACCTGGAGGAGCTCGCCGACCACGGCAAGGACGACTGGCTGATCCTGACCGGCTGCCGCAAGGGCCTGGTCCGGCGCGCGCTCGAGCTCGGCGGGCAGGCGTACGGACCGGCGGCCGCGGCCCGCGAGCTCGACCGGCTGACCGCGCTGTTCGGCAAGGACCGGGTCGTCGTCGAGCTGATCGACCACGGCCTGCCGACCGACAGCAGCCGTAACGCCGTACTGGCTCGGCTCGCCGCCGAGCAGGGACTCCCGGTCGTTGCCACGAACAACGTTCACTACGCCCACCCGCGCGGGCACCGGCTGGCCGCCGCGGTCGCCTCGGTCCGGGCGCGCCGATCGCTGGACGCGATGGACGGCTGGCTGCCCCCGGCCGGTACGGCGCACCTGCGGTCGGGCGAGGAGATGCTGGCCAGGTTCCACCGGTACGACGGCGCTGTCGCGCGCTCGGTCGAGCTGGCCGACCAGCTCGCGTTCAGCCTGCGCGCCGCCAAACCGAGCCTGCCGCACCAGGAGGTTCCGCCGGGCTACGACGCGATGGGCTGGCTGCGGAAACTGTGCCGTGACGGTGTGAAGAAGCAGTACGCGAGCAAGCCGAAGCTGCGACCCGAGGCGGAGGCCCGGGTCGAGCGGGAGCTGGCTGTGATCGACTCGCTGAAGTTCCCCGGCTACTTCCTGATCGTGCGCGACATCGTGATGTACGCCAAGCGCCAGGGCATCCTCTACCAGGGCCGCGGCTCGGCGGCGAACTCCGTGGTCTGCTACGCGCTCGAGATCACCGCGATCGACCCGGTGCAGTTCAACCTGCCGTTCGAGCGGTTCCTGTCCGCGGCCCGCGACGAGGAACCCGACATCGACGTGGACTTCGACTCCGACCGGCGCGAGGAGGTGATCCAGTACGTCTACCGCAAGTACGGCCGGCGCAACGCGGCCCAGGTCGCGAACGTGATCACCTACCGCCCGAAGCTCGCCGTCCGGGACATGGCCAAGGCGCTCGGGTTCAGCACCGGGCAGCAGGACGCGTGGTCGAAACAGGTCGACGCGTGGGGCGCGGTCCGCAGCAGCGTCGACCACGACATCCCCGAGCCGGTGGTGAAGCTGGCCGAGGACCTGCTGAAGTTCCCGCGGCATCTGGGCATCCACTCCGGCGGCATGGTGCTGACCGACATCCCGGTCGGGCACGTCGTACCGGTCGAGCACGCGCGCAAGGAGAACCGGACCGTTCTGCAGTGGGACAAGGACGACTGCGCCTGGATGGGGCTGGTGAAGTTCGACCTGCTCGGGCTCGGCATGCTCGCCGCGCTGCAGTACTGCATGGATCTGGTGCGGGCGCACCTGGGGGAGGACTGGACGCTGGACAGCATCCCGAAGGAGGAACGCGGCGTCTACGACCAGCTCGGGCACGCGGACTCGGTCGGGGTGTTCCAGGTGGAGAGCAGGGCGCAGATGAGCACGCTGCCGCGGTTGCGGCCGCGCAGCTTCTACGACCTGGCGATCGAGGTGGCGCTGATCCGGCCCGGCCCGATCCAGGGCGGCGCGGTGCACCCGTTCATCCGCCGCAAGCTGGGCGAGGAGCCGATCACCTACCTGCACCCGAAGCTGGAACCGGTCCTCGAGCGCACGCTCGGCGTACCGCTGTTCCAGGAGCAGCTGATGCAGATCGCGATGAAAGTCGGCGGCTGCAGCGGCGAGGACGCCGACCTGCTCCGCCGCGCGATGGGGTCCAAACGCGGTGTCGAGAAGATCTCGTCACTGCGCGCCAAGCTGTACGACGGCATGGCCGAGAACGGCATCACCGGCGACCTGGCCGACCAGATCTACGAGAAGATCGAAGCCTTCGCGAACTTCGGCTTCGCCGAGTCCCACTCGATCAGCTTCGCCCTCCTGGTCTACGCCAGCACCTGGTTACGCCTGCACTACCCAGCCGCCTTCCTCGCCGCCCTCCTCCGCGCCCAGCCCATGGGCTTCTACTCTCCCCAATCCCTCACCGCCGACGCCCGCCGCCACGGCGTCCAGGTCAACCGCCCCGACCTCCACCTCTCCCACATCCACGCAACCCTCGAACCAACTGAAGCCGCCGAGCCCAACCCCACCGAACCAGCCGCCGCTGAGCACCACCCCACCGAGCCAACCTCCGCTGAGCCCCAGCCCGCGGAGCCCCACCCCGCTGGGCTCCGCTCCACCCTGCCCCATCCCACGCAGCCCCGCCCCGCCGTGCCCGATCCCATGGGTTCTCCCGCTGCCGAGCCCCAGCCGGTCGAGCCCGACTCCAGGGAGCCGCACTCCGACGGGTCCCAGCCCATGCAGCCCTGCTCTGCCGGACCCCGGCTCACCGGCGCGCCCTCTACGGAGCCGGGTTCCGCCGGGCCCCACCCCACGCAGCCCCGCTCTGCCGAGCCGCGACCTGCCGGGCTCGGCGGGCTGCTTGGTTTGACCTCGGCGGGTGCTGCAACTGATGCATGCCTTGAGCAACCTTCTGCGGCTGTGTCGTTCGCGGGGAGTGCGGGGTCCTCGTCTGGGCAGGTAGCTGGTGGGTCCCCGGTTGCGGGTGGAGTTCCTGGGGTGGTTCCGACTACCGGGCACGAAGGGTGTTTGGAGCAGGAGCAGCCGGAGGTGGGGGATTTCGATCCGGAGGTGCGGTTCGACTCGGACGCGCATCGGCGGGACGGGCTGTTGACGGTGCGGCTCGGGCTGGCCGGGGTGAAGTCGATCGGCGAGAGTACCGCGACGCTCATCGTCGAGGAGCGGGAGAAGAACGGCGCGTACGCCGACATGGCCGACCTGGTACGCCGGACCGGGCTCACCGCCGTACAGCTGGAGGCGTTGGCGACGGCTGGGGCGTTCGACGGGTTCGGACTGTCCCGTCGGCAGGCGCTCTGGGACGCCGGGCGAGCCGCGGAGGAACGCCCTGGTCATCTGTCCGGCGTGAGCAGCGCCGGCCCGCCGCCGACACTGCCCGGGATGAGCGAGATGGAGACCACCATGGCCGACCTCTGGGCGACCGGGATCTCGCCCGACGACCACCCGATCCGTCACGTCCGCGCCGTCCTCGACACCCGCGGCATCCTCCGCGCTGACCAACTCGCGACCGCCCCCGACGGCACCCGGGTCCTGGTCGGCGGCGTGGTCACCCATCGCCAGCGCCCCGCCACCGCCTCCGGCGTCACCTTCCTCAACCTCGAGGACGAGACCGGCATGATCAACATCATCTGCTCCGGCGGCGTCTGGAACCGTTACCGCCGCATCGCCCGCGAATCCAGCGCCCTGATCATCCGCGGCCGCCTCGAACGCTCCCAGGGCGTCACCAACCTGGTCGCCGACAAACTCGAACGCCTCCCACTAGCAGCCCGAACCACCTCCCGAGACTTCCGCTGACCGGCTCCCGAGACTTCCGCTGGGTCTCGCTGTCGGCGATGTCGCACCACTCGAACGTCCGGCGCATGATCCCGCCTGGGTCGAGCTGGTGCCCGGCACCCCGGCCAGGACCGCCTCCGGCAAGCTGGTCGTCGCCGACGATGTTCTCCTGCTCCGCGCGGCATGGTCCAGGCTGGGATGACCCACGCGTGGAGTGGGAGCAGCCGGGCCGGATCTGCGCGGCGATCTGTTCGCGGTCCTGGGGACCGGCTCCTGGTGGCCCGGCCGAGGGCCACGCGGCCGGCCTTCGACACGACGAACACCGACGAGCGGGTGAGCAGAGCCGGGCCCGAAGGTCAGCCTCGGTGGTGCCGTTCCGCGCTGGTGAGGTGATCGAGGGCATCGAGCACCATCCGCACCCCGAGGCGCCTTCCGGCGCGGCGCAACGGTCGCGGGGTGGTTCAGGCGCGGCACAAGGGTCGCCTGGTTGGGTTCGGGTCCAGCGCAACGGTCGCGCGGTGGTTCCGGCGCGACGCAACGGTTGCCCGATGGTTTCAGGTGCGGCACGACGGCCGCGCGGTGGTTCCGGCGCGGCACGACGGCCGTGCGGTGGTTCCGGCGCGGCGCACGGTTGCCTGGGTGCCTTCAGGTGCAGGACAGCAAGTCGCATTGCGGCTTCAAGTATGGGACTGCTAGCCGAGTGCTGCGAGCAAGGTAAACAGCAGGCTGACGGCTACGACCGTGCCGATCAGGCCCAGGATTACGCCGAGGCCGTTGCGTTTTACCTTGCTGTGGCCGATGCTGCCGGCGGACGCGAACTGGTGGTACGGCGATGCGTAGAACACCGGCACTGCCTGGTTCGGCTGGACCGTGAAGTCGAGTGCGGCCCTGCCGAAGTCGCGCATCCACTGCGAGTGGATCTCCACGTGCAGCGGTCCGGCGTACACCGGGATGTCGTTGCGGCCGTACTTGACCGGCACCTTGTAGCCGTTCAGATGCACCGTCGGCGGGATCATCGTGCTCGTCATCATGCTGCCCTGGATGGTCAGGTGCAGCATCCCCATCGGAGCCTGCGGCTGGAACTGCGGCGGCTGTTGCTGGTAGCTCATGCGGCTCACGATAGAGCGACCGCGGTGCTCGGCGGATACCGGATGTTCCTGCCGTCTGGTGGGTGTCGGCGGCGGCTGGTTGGGTGAGGGGACGGCGATGAGGGCGGTGTGGGATGGCGAGTGCGGAGGGGCGGCCTCGGGTCGTGGTTTCGGTGACGGCTTCGGTGGACGGGCGGGTGGCTTTGCGGCGGGGAGAGCCGTTGATGGGAGAGGCGGCTTCGCGGACGTGGCGGGGGATGATGCCGGCGAGTGCGGACGGGGTGGAAGAGGGCCGGACCGCGGAGCTGGCTGAGCGGTGGAGTCCGCAGGCGGTGCTGGAGGGGAGTGGGTCGTTCGTCGCGGACTCGGCGGACCCGGTCGAGCACCTGGGCGAGTACGACGAATCGATCGAGGAACTGCAGGGCGACTTCCTGCCGGTGGAGGTGGGGAGGCGGCCCGGGCGCGAGAAGTGGTTCACAGTGGTGGACGGCCGGGGGCGGATCGCGTGGGACGTCAAGAGCCAGGGCGAGTACGACGTACTGGTGCTCGTGTCGCGGGCAACGCCGGCGGCTCATCTCGCGTACTTGCGGCGGGAGCGGATCGCCTACCTGGTGGCGGGAGAGGACAAGGTCGATCTCGACGCCGCGCTGCGCAAGATGTACGACGTGCTCGAGGTGACCTGCGTGGTGTCGACGGCCGGTGGAGGGCTCAACGGAGAGCTGCTGCGGGCCGGCCTGGTCGACGAGATCCACCTGGTGATCAGTCCGGCGATCATCGGCGGTCTCGGGACGCCGACCGCGTTCGACGGGCCCGAGCTGCCGGCCGGGCAGGCGCCGACGCCGGTGCGGCTGCTGTCCACCCACATCGAGAAGGACGGCCTGATCTGGCTCGGCTACGAGGTGGTGCGGAAGGAAACCAGCGGCGCGTGACGACCAGGGCGCCTACGATCGGGAGCCATGCACAGGAGCCGGGTTTCGACGTTGCTGATCGACGTACCGCAGGCGGAGGCGCCGCGCGCGAAGGACTTCTGGTCCGCCGCGCTGGGAGTGCGGACGGGGAGCCCGCCCGGCGAGCCGCAGTACCTCAGCCTGTACGACGCGGTGCCGGG
The Kribbella italica DNA segment above includes these coding regions:
- a CDS encoding error-prone DNA polymerase, whose translation is MGWNNPAVPWSELERKLSGRTRPPAPADELLEADGGDGPAWSRHRPPYDPDPALRPRRPEGPVVPYAELHCHSYYSFLDGASAPEQLVEESVRLGLHALALTDHDGFYGVVRMAEAAEEYADLRTVFGAELSLDLTKPQNGAADPEGSHLLVLAEGQEGYHRLAGAITEAQLAGQEKGRPVYDLEELADHGKDDWLILTGCRKGLVRRALELGGQAYGPAAAARELDRLTALFGKDRVVVELIDHGLPTDSSRNAVLARLAAEQGLPVVATNNVHYAHPRGHRLAAAVASVRARRSLDAMDGWLPPAGTAHLRSGEEMLARFHRYDGAVARSVELADQLAFSLRAAKPSLPHQEVPPGYDAMGWLRKLCRDGVKKQYASKPKLRPEAEARVERELAVIDSLKFPGYFLIVRDIVMYAKRQGILYQGRGSAANSVVCYALEITAIDPVQFNLPFERFLSAARDEEPDIDVDFDSDRREEVIQYVYRKYGRRNAAQVANVITYRPKLAVRDMAKALGFSTGQQDAWSKQVDAWGAVRSSVDHDIPEPVVKLAEDLLKFPRHLGIHSGGMVLTDIPVGHVVPVEHARKENRTVLQWDKDDCAWMGLVKFDLLGLGMLAALQYCMDLVRAHLGEDWTLDSIPKEERGVYDQLGHADSVGVFQVESRAQMSTLPRLRPRSFYDLAIEVALIRPGPIQGGAVHPFIRRKLGEEPITYLHPKLEPVLERTLGVPLFQEQLMQIAMKVGGCSGEDADLLRRAMGSKRGVEKISSLRAKLYDGMAENGITGDLADQIYEKIEAFANFGFAESHSISFALLVYASTWLRLHYPAAFLAALLRAQPMGFYSPQSLTADARRHGVQVNRPDLHLSHIHATLEPTEAAEPNPTEPAAAEHHPTEPTSAEPQPAEPHPAGLRSTLPHPTQPRPAVPDPMGSPAAEPQPVEPDSREPHSDGSQPMQPCSAGPRLTGAPSTEPGSAGPHPTQPRSAEPRPAGLGGLLGLTSAGAATDACLEQPSAAVSFAGSAGSSSGQVAGGSPVAGGVPGVVPTTGHEGCLEQEQPEVGDFDPEVRFDSDAHRRDGLLTVRLGLAGVKSIGESTATLIVEEREKNGAYADMADLVRRTGLTAVQLEALATAGAFDGFGLSRRQALWDAGRAAEERPGHLSGVSSAGPPPTLPGMSEMETTMADLWATGISPDDHPIRHVRAVLDTRGILRADQLATAPDGTRVLVGGVVTHRQRPATASGVTFLNLEDETGMINIICSGGVWNRYRRIARESSALIIRGRLERSQGVTNLVADKLERLPLAARTTSRDFR
- a CDS encoding RibD family protein, with the protein product MASAEGRPRVVVSVTASVDGRVALRRGEPLMGEAASRTWRGMMPASADGVEEGRTAELAERWSPQAVLEGSGSFVADSADPVEHLGEYDESIEELQGDFLPVEVGRRPGREKWFTVVDGRGRIAWDVKSQGEYDVLVLVSRATPAAHLAYLRRERIAYLVAGEDKVDLDAALRKMYDVLEVTCVVSTAGGGLNGELLRAGLVDEIHLVISPAIIGGLGTPTAFDGPELPAGQAPTPVRLLSTHIEKDGLIWLGYEVVRKETSGA